The Juglans microcarpa x Juglans regia isolate MS1-56 chromosome 2D, Jm3101_v1.0, whole genome shotgun sequence DNA window CATTGATCTATTGACAGGAAGTATGACTGAACTTAACAAGGAATGTCAACAGGGTAAAGTGAGTTAAGGAGCCACAACGCATTAATGACGCCAGTCCCTTGACTctatgccgcattaatgacgcTGCCCCAGAAGCCACGccaaattaaaagattttgacTAAGCGAACAGTTGAAGGAACATAggccaatgttttgaataccgtaccggacagcgtaccggtcaaggcactggaacgaaatatttcggtaccggtatcgtttcgggatagcgtttcgggataacgtttcgggatagttgatctataaataaattatatatataaatatatataaaaattatattctaaaataatagtctatatataaataaattatatacaaatacatatatataaaaattataaatagtctagtctgaattgagggttaaaaaataagtttgtagtttgaaaaaacgaaaaaaaaaaaaaaacacaggccgaaatataggccagtacaggccgaaattgaggccagtatcggccggtattttggccggtacggaacagatatagtacctgtaacggccggacggccgaaatgaaaaattccggccgtaccagccggtacggtacaaaatttaaaactttgacaTAGGGTCCCCGAAGTCAAGTACGAATTGTCTCCACTCAGAAATCTAGTATAAAAGCCAACCACCAAATACGAAGAATTTTCTGAAATTTCTGAGAAAAAAACTCACGCACAAACTACTAAGAAGATATACTAACTttagcatcggagactccccaGCCTCCATTAAGGGCCCctattatctatattttttgaaatgtaCAAGTAAAATACTCAAGAATCAAGATATTAAAACTTGACCTAAAGACGTACGAAATAGATGTTAATGCTATGCATTAACTCGCaccattttataattattttttgtaatttcctTTGTAAAACCAAAACTTGTAAAAGAAACTTGGAATATTGAtgaattcaaaaagaaaagaaagggtgGGTCAAGCCCATGGAGTAGTATAGTACAAAAGTGCTGCCCCACTAAAATAATCCGCACATAATTGATGGAGTGACGTTGGATAAAAATTAAGCCCATTTTCAGAAACGAATGGCAATAGCCCACGTAAGTCCACCCAACGTGTTCTATTAGCGTGTAAACCTCCCGTCTTTTGAACCAACCAACGATTtacatcatctctctctcccctctctcacAAAGAGAACTATAGATTGTGATAGAGCACTCACGACTCTTCCTTGTCCGCTCTGGTTGCAAACATCTCAGGCCGGCCTTGCCCCTTCCACACACTCCAAGATTCACAACCATCTTTAGCGAATTTTACATCTTATTAGGATTCCAGCCTCGAATTCCATCGCTTTATATTTCATGCGagtttttgtgaaaatatagACACCGACAAATCCCGATCTGCAGGCGGATTCGAATTCCTTGTCTTTTCGGTATTTGCACGAGCTGGGTAGGTCGGGGTTTTGGGTCTAGAATTTTGGGttcgatcttttttttttctcccgaTTTGATTGTTGGGTTTGTTTCAATCAGAGATTGGATTCACAATTTTTGGGTTCCGTTTGAAATGGTCTATTTCCATAACTCAATCTCGGTCTACAACTCCGTTGACCAACCCACTGCAATGGCTGACACTAAATCAAGGCTTAACAATCATGTATCAAGGAACAGAAAGGCACCATATTTGCCTAATTGCTCGAAAATCCCGGTTTGTGATCGATCTCGATCGGCGGCAGTCGATATAGTAATCCTTATTGTCGTTATTGGTGCTTGTGGATTTTTGCTGTTCCCTTATATTAGGTTTATGGTCGTTGAGCTTATTGGAATTGTTGGAGCGATTGTTCGTGTGGTTAGGGAGGAAGTTGCTGATGCTCCGATGATATATGGTTCTATAGGACTCAGCGTTTGCTGTGCTGCATTGGCTGCCTGGATGGTTGTGATATGTACTTGCCGGAAATGTGGGAATCCGAATTGCAAAGGGCTGAGGAATGCGGCGGAGTTCGATATTCAGTTGGAGACAGAGGAGTGCGTGAAGAACTCGACTAATTTGGTTAAAGATGGAGGACTGAAGAAGGGTCTGTTTGAATTGCCACGCGATCACCACCGGGAATTGGAGGCGGAGCTCAAGAAGATGGCGCCGCCTAATGGAAGAGCAGTCCTTGTTTTTCGTGGGAGGTGTGGATGTTCTGTTGGTAGATTGGAAGTTCCGGGGCCGAAGAAGCATCGGAAGAGCAAAAAGTAGGATTGATGTTGATTGTTCTAATTCAATACAGGATAATCAGGATACAGGAATAACCATAACGCAGAGAGAAGGGCCTTCTCTTGTTGATCTTTTTCAGAACTATGTCGTCTTTAAATAAGCTTATGGTAATAAGTTGTAAGAATTATATACAGCTGGAATATAAGAATCTTTAATTTATccgattttttttagtatatattaaaattgtttGATGCTTTAACTTTCCGTTTGAAAGGttgtgaattttcaaatttttctttatggtTACAGTTTATCGATATTTTTTGGAGGTTAGAGTTGTTCTTAAAGTTAGAAATCTTAAGCTGGGATGAGACAAGCTTTTGTGTATTTTAATGTAGTTAATAATTTCCCGAAAGCATGTTCTCGTCGTTGAAACTACTTTCCAAAGCTAAATTTATAACTTCGTGGTACTAGATATCATATGAGTACAAAGCGAATGTTATGTTGATGTTATGCAGATTTGAATAGAAGGCTGTCGCATTTGTTGATTGATTTGCGAGGGGACACATCTAGATGAGATCCACAAAAGGATCACTGACATTGGTTGGAAACAGTGTGTGTGGTATGATCCATTCCTTCTAGCCATGTTTGCACTACACTGCATAGTTAATAACGACTTTCTATTTAATCACTCCATGCTTGGCTTCcaattaatatatacttttgAAAAGCTTAACTGGTGATCTAAATTCCTTTGGTTATTCAATAAAAGGTTGATAATTTGTGCACATCCCATTAACTGATGAGCCAGGGAAAATCAATCATCAATTGTCAAAACATGATAGAATTGCAGTCTGTGCATGATAATAGAAGAATATTCTGAGACTTTATTGGGCTTTgatgaaaacaatattttaaagcCCTTGCTCATTCAAGAATCAAGAGTTCTTCAATGATGAAATGTACTTATTTCAGTGTACTGCCTCTTTCTAGGTTGCCTATTAATCGTCttcattaagtttttttatgatGTAAGGCACTAAACTCTTTGATTTATCCCTTTGCTGTCAAAGGAACCTTAAAGTTGATCTCGATATATGACACTATAATGTGGTTGTTCATACATCTTGATTCTTCTCAGTGTCCTGAGAGGGCTATTTTTGAAAATCTTATGGTACCATTATTTCAATGTAAAAACATTTTTGACAATCATgttgcttcttttcttttgtaagaTGGAAGTTTTTATTCCCTGTGTTTGCAGTGAAGGTTGAGGGTGACCTCTTATCACTCTTGAGGAGAAGAAATATTTTACAACCTAGTCTCTACGTGTGCAATACAATGAATAGGGTTGCTAGGCCTGTTGTGAATCAACGTTTCCTTGTTTGCCAACACACTATCTTGTGGTATGGATAGTATGGCAACTTCTTATATTCCTTAAAAGTTCATATTCTTTGTCCTACCAGTGTTGCTAGGCCTGCTATCATCTTTGGCGGTTGTCTTGATAGGATCGTTCCTTTGTGCcttgaaatattattgttgtGCTTTAGTAATAAGATTATTCCTTGAAGCTGCGGCAAAGCAAAGACTAGGTTGGAAGGTTGCGCCATCATCTGATTTTAGGATATGTCACAATTGAATGCACATGGTCATGTTGCTCTGGTGATATTCGCCTCAACTTCTAGTGTGTCCTGTTTGGAGTCTGGATATGCTTTGCTGCTAAGAGGATGCTGAAGAATCCTCTAATCTGTTATTTTAGAAGCCCGACATTATTTGGCATTGattgaagaatattttttaaccgTGGTATCAACAGTGGTACTTGTTCTCCCTTTAGATTTTTGCCAGATATGTTGTTTACATGCATATATTTACTATTAGTGACAAATGTAAGCTTTGTCTTGATAATAATGATGAAGAAACACTCATGAGTGGTATGCAGTTTTTTTATGGTGCATTGAGATATTTGTGTCCATTCCTTTCAGTGCAATTGAGGCTTAGAGACATGTTTGTCTCACACATGTTTCTCAAAATTTGTCAACACCCGTTATATGCTTCTTCATTAATTGGATTTAGCAATTGGAGTACCTTAAAGGACATCATATGTTCTGCAGATTTTCATGCATATGTGTACACAacgacacacacacacacacatcattATTAGCATACCTAAGCTTAAGCTTTTTTTGATAAATCTAAGCTTAAGCTATTTTGTATCAATAATGAAAGCACCATCGAGTCACTTTCTGTCTCCGTGGTTGCTAAAACAATTGTTTGTTCGTCCAAAGCCCTACCTTGTCTCCATTCCTTTTCATGCAATCAGGCTTTGGAGATATTATTATGTTTCCCAACTCTGTAATTTTCTTCTGTCCCCCCCTTTACCGTCATTCTCTAAAGAAAACCCTTGCATGCATGTACTCATAACCCATACCTATGTTAGCTAACCCTCTATTACAGATTAAATTTTACCAGTAAAACTGAAAGACCGGCATCCAACTACGCATGGGAGCCTTGTAATTTATGTATGATGGAAAATTAGGACAAGAACAAGCTTTTGAACCATGTCTGCTGGTAGTTCTTTCATTATAATGGAAATTCCAACTCATCCAAGACTAGCAGGAAATTTAGGTTGTTTTCATGTGAAAGGTGTAATGTAGGCAAATAGATCCATCTCATGATAGGACCAATAATAACCAATTTCCATCCCAAAAATGATGGCAAGGTTTGTGCCATAGTTACTGCATGGTAATATAAAATTAGACCTGATATTTCTTCAACCATGACCATGATACTGGTTGGAGAAGTTTTTATTTGGTTCCCCTGCAGTAGTAATCATGAAGGTGAGGTGGGAAATGTGGCGTGCTGGCTGAAAAGATATTCTATGTTCCCCTGCGGACACCTTTTGGTGTATTGCATGAAGTTTTCAGGAATATAGACGTATATCAGGATGGAAAATTCTTCCATCATTTTGAAGGATCGTGTGTACGGCAGCTCTAAAGCATTTTTCTTCATGGAATCATATTGTCTATTCTCTTCATTCAAGATAACCCTCAAAATataagttagaaaaaaaaaagaaaaagataaccCTCAAAATACAATTGGCTAGAAAACATTGATGAAACTTGGTGCTCCAGCCAAGAAAATATGGACTTTAAAAAGGCTTCGTTATTATTCCATTAATAACTGAAAAAGGCTTCCTTTGAGAAGAACTTGTTGTTTAAAATGTTTATTAACGTGTGAGTAAccattctttgaagaaataggATCCATTAGTATATAGCATTTTCCCACTCTGTAAATTGATTACAACCTGCAATCAAAGAAAACTGCAAGAGTTGTTATGCTTTTGTGATAAACACAATACGACGCAGTTTTACCCAGACGAATAAATTTTCTGAagtcaatttgaaaaataaaagaaaagaaaacgcaACGTTTTAAGTGAACCCCCGGCCAAAtcttttcttgctcttttttcttttctttttatttcaagtCGCATGGTGATTCTCGGAACTAACTCCTACCTACTCGGGCGGAGTCCTCGATGCTGATCCTCCCGGAGACCACTTTGTCCAAATCCCACATTTCAATATGAAGAGAAAACAGGATCGATTTACACTTTCTCaaagtacttttttttctcagctTCTGTTACGACCTTTATTCACTGATTTGCTTCTGTTATTTGAGCATGGAGATCCCACTCCTACGCTACCAAAGCCTAGCCCTGGATCAGATCCAAAGTACTTGTAGTTTTCCTTTCACCTTTTCTGATCGTAAGCATGAGCTTTGCACGAATAAGTCGTTGTTTCCTGGGTATCGTTTCTCGTTCTATAGGAGCAAAAGGAAGAGCCCATTTGATAAGATTAGGTGTTCTTCACTGGAACGAGGGCTTCACACACGGCTGAAGCCGAAACCTTCCAGAACCGATGTTCGTGAGGAGAAAGAAACGGTTTTGGAAGAAACCCGGGTGAGAAAACCTAGTTCTGGCCTTTGTAGTCAGATAGAGAAGTTGGTTTTGAATAAAAGGTACAGGGAGGCGCTTGAATTTTTCGAGATCTTGGAGTCTCAGGGTGATTTTGAATTGGGTTTTAGCACGTATGACTCCTTGGTGAGCGCATGCATTGGTTTGAAGTCAATTAGAGGGGTGAAGAGggtgtttaattttatgattagtAATGGGTTTGAATTGGACTTGTATATGAGGAACAGGGTGATGCTTATGCATGTGAAATGTGGGATGATGATTGATGCGCGTAGACTGTTTACTGAAATGCCGGAGAGGAACTTAGTGTCTTTTAATACGATAATTGGGGGGCTCGTGGACTCTGGATATTATGTCGAGGCATTCCAGCTGTTTTTTATCATGTGGGAGGAGTTTTCGGATGTTGGGTCACGAACATTTGCTATGATGATTCGGGCATCTTCTGGCTTGGGTCGCATATTTGCGGGGAGACAGTTCCATTCGTGTGCTTTGAAGATGGGTGTCAGTGAGGATATTTTCGTGTCTTGCGCTCTAATTGACATGTATAGTAAATGTGGGAGCATTGAAGATGCTCAATATGTTTTTGATGAGATGCCGGAGAAGACGACAGTAGGATGGAATTCCATTATAGCAGGTTATGCACTTCACGGTTATAGCGATGAAGCTCTTGGTATGTATTATGAGATGCGTGATTTTGGGGTTGAAATGGACCATTTTACATTTTCAATAATTATAAGAATATGTACGAGGTTAGCTTCACGGGAGCATGCTAAGCAAGCTCATGCAAGTTTAGTTCGTCATGGTTTTGGGTTAGATATTGTAGCGAACACGGCACTTGTTGATTTCTATAGCAAATGGGGAAGAATAGAAGACGCCCGCCATGTTTTTGACAATATGCCCCAAAAGAATGTTATATCTTGGAATGCCCTGATTGCTGGCTACAGTAATCATGGCCGTGGAGAAGAGGCCATTGAGGTGTTTGAACGGATGCTGCGGGAGGGAATGATACCTAACCATGTCACCTTTCTTGCTGTTTTATCTGCTTGCAGTTATTCAGGTCTATCAGAACGTGGTTGGGAATTTTTTCAATCAATGAGTAGGGATCACAAGATTAAGCCTCGGGCAATGcattatgcatgcatgattgaaTTGCTAGGTCGAGAGGGGCTTTTGGATGAAGCTTCTGCACTGATAAGAAATGCTCCATTTAAGCCTACACCGAACATGTGGGCTGCCTTGCTGACTGCTTGTCGAGTCCATGAGAATTTAGAGCTTGGAAAATTTGCAGCCGAGAAGCTTTATGGAATGGAGCCTGAAAAGCTTGGTAATTATATGGTGCTTTTAAATATATACAGCAGCTCTGGCAAGTTGAAGGAAGCTGCTGCTGTTGTTCAGACCTTAAGAAGAAAGGGTTTGAGAATGCTTCCAGCATGCACTTGGATTGAAGTTAAAAAGCAGCCCCGTGTTTTCATTTCCGGAGATAAAACCAATCGCCACTCAAAAGAGATTTACCAGAAAGTGGACCACTTAATGATAGAGATTTCAAAGCACGGTTACGTTCCTGGGAGAAAACATTTGCTTCCTGATGTTGACCAGGAAGAGCGGGTTTCGTTATACCACAGTGAGAAGCTGGCGATAGCTTTTGGGCTGATCACCACTCCAGATTGGACACCGCTTCAAGTTGTGCAGAGCCATCGGATTTGTGGTGATTGCCATAATGCGATTAAGTTAATAGCCATGGTTACTGGACGTGAAATTGTTGTGAGGGATGCCAGCAGATTCCACCATTTCAGAGATGGGAGCTGTTCTTGTGGGGATTATTGGTGATCATAGAATTGTTTTGTAGGACCTAAAAACTTGTCTTTCTCATATATTGGATGTCATCTTTTTTCCTGCCCTTAGATACAATATAGTAACCATACAATAGAATTGTAATCTTAAGAGGTACGACTTACAAATAGAAACCGAAATTCTCTGTTTTCCAAGAAAGAGACTTTCTGGTTTGGGCTCAATCTTTCAATTCATTATCAGGAAGAAACTGCTCCACCTGGCGGGGAAAATGATACGGGCGCCAAGTAAGGGAGTGCATGGGATGATACGGGTGCTAAGTATGGAAAGTGAATAAAGAGGAGCGTCCACATGCGTCAACGTGATCGACGAGTCTCGCACAATAGGAAACCTTCTCCATTTGAATATGGCTTTGTTTTGGGAATAATACGATTAGCTTTAATTACGtatgttgttttattttggaaaGTTGAATAATGTAATGAGTATATCATTATACGAGGGAAATGaagaacttatcaaaaaaattattattcaaacttgTTTTGAAAGAGGAGGGTTCCTCATCAATGCAACTGTTCTTGCAATTTTAATTCAACATAGGTAAGGTACGTTGACGGATTCGGCGTCCTTTCCAGTTGAACCTCGCTTAACTCGTTCTGTTGCCAAAGCTCGTAACATTTTGACATCAGAGCAGGTCATGGCAGATTCCCGAATTGAACGCCTAGAGCAGCAAATGGCGAATTTCGATAGTATCATGGAAAAGCTCATGAAGAGGTTTGAAGAAACCAACGCGAAGGTGGACTCTATTGCTAACAGAGGCAATGGCGAGGGAGAAGACTCTGGATCACGAAATAGGAATGGGAGGAACAATGGTGGTCGGCAAAGTGCAGCAGCACCAAAATTTGTGAAATTGGACTTTTCGAAATATAATGGTTTGGAGGATCCAACAAGTTGGATTTACAGGGTGGAGCAATTCTTTGATTATCAACAAATTGAGGAGGTGGAAAAATTACATTTGGCTGCGTATCATTTAGAAGGGGAGGTACAAATGTGGTATCAACTTTTTAAAGATAGTGAAGGGATTGTATCTTGGGAAGCGTTAAAAGGGGGACTGAGGATTTGCTATGGTCCAACTATGTTCAAAGACCATTTTGGTTCACTCAGCAAGCTGCGGCAAACTGGCTCCGTCCGAGAATATCAACTTCAATTTGAACAACTGTTAAGCCGTGTAGGGAGGCTGGCTCCCGACCATCAACTGGGATGTTTTGTCAGCGGATTGAAGGAACTTGTTCGCACAGATATGCAAGCTATGAGACCCACGTTCATTACGGATGCGATCGGGTTGGCTAGGCTTTATCAAGCAAGGAGTATGAAGAGACCCCTTCAGCTGGACAACAAAAGGCAAACCACGTTGGAACCAACTCCTCCGCCTATGCCTTCAGCCAACTTGTCAAGAACAAAGACTCCAGTTATCCGACGTCTCAACCCTAATAAGATGCAAGAGAGGAGGCAGAAAGGCCTTTGTTTTAATTGTGATGAGCCCTTCACACCAGGCCATCGctgtaagaaattatttttaattaaaggaATATATGTGCAGGATGATGATGGGGGGGACGACGGAGTGGAGGTAGAGGACCAAGACGATTTTAATGAAGAACCAAGAATATCTTTGCATGCCATGCTGGGGTCAACACCGCCACAAACAATGAGAGTTTGGGGTGTGCTTATGGGTCAATGTATCACCATTCTTTTAGACACTGGAAgctctcaaaattttttgaacGCCTCGTCCGCAAGGAAATTCGGATTGGTTCCACAACCAACACAAGGAATGAAGGTGATGGTTGCAAATGGAGAAAGGCTTGACTGTGAAGGTCGTTGCAACAATGTAGAGGTATGGATCCAAGGCAACAAATTTTCtattgaatttttcttgttGGCTATTGAAGTCTGCGATGCAGTCCTGGGCACTCAATGGTTACGCACGTTTGGACCAATCTGGTGGGACTTTACTAAGCTTGCTATGAGCTTCAAACATAAAGGAAGGAAGGTGGAGTTGAAGGGAATAAATGGACCAAGACAAAAGGTAGTCGAAGAAGGAGTAGCGGCCAAAGAATTGCTAAGAAAAAAATCTGGGTTCCTTTGCCAATTACTTTCGACGTCGCATAAGGGCCCGAAAGAAGCTACTAAGTTATTTTCCTTTAACACGAATGTTAATGCTGCAGGTCAAAAAAATGTGAGCCatgatcttaaaaaattattgttggaGTATGAGGAGTTATTTTTGGAACCAATGGGACTACCTCCAGATCGCTCACATAACCACCACATTCCTTTGAAACATGGGTGCGGACCTATCAACTTTCATCCATATCGTTACCCACACTACATGAAGGGAGAAATTGATAAGATGATTTCCGAACTCTTACAAACAGAGGTAGTTCGTACGAGCACCAGCCCATACTCTTCGCCTGTgttgatgattaaaaaaaaaagatggctCATGGCGCCTTTGTGTCAATTACCGGGCTCTCAACCAAATCACGGTAAAAGATAAATTCCCGATACCCATCATCGATGAATTATTAGAAGAGTTAAATGGAGCAAGGTATTTTTCAAAGCTGGATCTTCGCTTGGGGTATCACCAAATAAAGATGCACGACAAAGATGTGGAAAAAACAGCATTTTGGACACATCATGGCCACTATGAATTTCTTATGATGCTGTTCGGACTCACCAACGCTCCTTCGACCTTCCAATCGCTCATGAATGAGGTTTTTAAAAATGCCTTACGGAGGTACgtgtttgtgttttttgatgATATACTTGTTTATAGTCTAACGTGGGAGGACCATCTTTATCATTTACGGATGGTGCTAGACACGTTGAAGGCTAATCAATTGTTTGTAAGAATGGATAAGTGCCAGTTTGGGCAAAGGCAGGTCAATTACTTGGGACACCTCATTTCCAAAAATGGCGTGGCAATGGACCCAGACAAGGTAACGGCCATGACGGATTGGCCTCGTCCCACCACCGTGAAGGCTTTGCGCGGCTTCTTTGGCTTGACCGGTTATTATCGAAAATTTATCCGAGAATATGGTCAGATTGCACGTCCCCTCACACATCTTCTCAAAAAAGACTCCTTTTGCTGGAATGAAGGAGTAGAGGCAGCATTCCTTCAACTCAAGAAGGCGATGATGGTTGGTCCAATTCTGgctctttcaaatttttctaaacAATTCGTGATTGAATGCGATGCTTTCGGCTTTGGTTTAGGTGCCGTCCTCTTGCAAGAGGGAAGGCCCATCGCCTGTTTCAGCAAGGCTCTACAAGGAAGGAACTTAAGCCGATCCACATATGAAAAGGAAATCATGGCTCTCAtctctactattaaaaaaatggaggCCTTATCTTCTCGGAAATAAATTTGTGATACGGTCTGACCAAAAAAGTCTGAGATACTTATGGGACCAGACCATAGCTACGGAAGCACAACAAAAATGGTTAGTAAAGCTCATGGGATACGATTTTGCTATTGAGTATAAAAGGGGACGGGAAAATTTTACTGCAGATAGCTTATCCAGACATGAAGAAGGAGCTCGAAATGAGAACAGGGCATTTGCCATCAACATGTCGCTGCCTCTGTGGTTAGACACCTTCCGAGAGGAAATATTGCACGAACCAGAGTTGcagactttaaaaaaaaaatattgaagcaGGCGAAGCCATCAGCCCATGGAGCATCAAGTTTGGAatgattttctataaaaatagaatttactTGAGATCAACTTCTCCATTGACTAAACTTTTTATCAGTGAGTTTCATGCAGGAACGCATGAAGGTTTCCACAAGACTTGGCAAAAACTCAAGGCAGTTTTTTTTTGGCATGGGGCGATGTCCCAAATCAAAGCATTCATACGTGAATGTGATATTTGCCAAAGACATAAGAGTGAACATGCCAAACCAGCAGGACTTCTTCAACCACTTTCGATTCCGATCACTGTATGGGCGGACCTTTCCATGGATTTCATAACAGGATTGCCAAATTCGCAaggaaaaaatgtaatttttgtcGTGGTTGATCGTTTTTTCGAAATTTGCTCACTTCATGGCTCTCAAACACCCCTTCATAGCAGCGGTAGTGGCTCaagttttctttgaaaatattttcaagttgcATGTACTTATTACTTATTACTTCCATTGTATGTGATAGAGATCCCACCTTTACGAGTAAATTTTGGCAAGAACTCTTTGAGTTGCAGGACATTAAGTTCAACTTCAGTTCCTCGTATCATCCGCAAACGGATGGCCAAATAGAGGTGGTTAATCGCACCCTTGAAATGTACCTGTGT harbors:
- the LOC121249763 gene encoding pentatricopeptide repeat-containing protein At5g50390, chloroplastic, which gives rise to MEIPLLRYQSLALDQIQSTCSFPFTFSDRKHELCTNKSLFPGYRFSFYRSKRKSPFDKIRCSSLERGLHTRLKPKPSRTDVREEKETVLEETRVRKPSSGLCSQIEKLVLNKRYREALEFFEILESQGDFELGFSTYDSLVSACIGLKSIRGVKRVFNFMISNGFELDLYMRNRVMLMHVKCGMMIDARRLFTEMPERNLVSFNTIIGGLVDSGYYVEAFQLFFIMWEEFSDVGSRTFAMMIRASSGLGRIFAGRQFHSCALKMGVSEDIFVSCALIDMYSKCGSIEDAQYVFDEMPEKTTVGWNSIIAGYALHGYSDEALGMYYEMRDFGVEMDHFTFSIIIRICTRLASREHAKQAHASLVRHGFGLDIVANTALVDFYSKWGRIEDARHVFDNMPQKNVISWNALIAGYSNHGRGEEAIEVFERMLREGMIPNHVTFLAVLSACSYSGLSERGWEFFQSMSRDHKIKPRAMHYACMIELLGREGLLDEASALIRNAPFKPTPNMWAALLTACRVHENLELGKFAAEKLYGMEPEKLGNYMVLLNIYSSSGKLKEAAAVVQTLRRKGLRMLPACTWIEVKKQPRVFISGDKTNRHSKEIYQKVDHLMIEISKHGYVPGRKHLLPDVDQEERVSLYHSEKLAIAFGLITTPDWTPLQVVQSHRICGDCHNAIKLIAMVTGREIVVRDASRFHHFRDGSCSCGDYW
- the LOC121249765 gene encoding uncharacterized protein At5g19025-like — encoded protein: MVYFHNSISVYNSVDQPTAMADTKSRLNNHVSRNRKAPYLPNCSKIPVCDRSRSAAVDIVILIVVIGACGFLLFPYIRFMVVELIGIVGAIVRVVREEVADAPMIYGSIGLSVCCAALAAWMVVICTCRKCGNPNCKGLRNAAEFDIQLETEECVKNSTNLVKDGGLKKGLFELPRDHHRELEAELKKMAPPNGRAVLVFRGRCGCSVGRLEVPGPKKHRKSKK